CCGACAACATTACATTGTGGAATTGCAAGTGAGGCAATCAAACGCGGTAAGCATGTCTTTATCGAAAAGCCAATTACGACAACGATTGAAGAAGCGAAAGAGTTAGTCAAACTTTCCCGTAAGCACAACGTGAAGATTCAGGTCGGACATATCGAGCGGTTCAACCCGGCGTTGCTTGCGTTGGAGAAATATCGGATTCGCCCGATGTTTGTGGAATCGCACCGGCTTGCGCAGTTCAACCCGCGCGGGACGGATGTTGCCGTTGTACTCGATTTGATGATTCACGACATTGATATTATCTTAAGTCTCGTGCAATCAAAAGTGAAAAATATTCAGGCAAACGGCGTTGCGGTTGTTTCCGATACGGCGGATATTGCCAACGCGAGAATTCAGTTTGAAAACGGATGCGTTGCCAATGTTACGGCGAGCCGCATCTCTCAAAAAAAGATGAGAAAAATGCGGTTGTTCCAACGCGACGCATATATCTCCGTTGATTTTTCCGATGGCGTAGCGGAAGTGTTCCGGCTTGTGGATGAGGATGATGAAAGCGCAAAGCACACGATGCGTCTCGGCGCAATCACACAGGGGAAAGTGCAACGAAAGATTGTCTATGAGCAACCGGAAATCAAAGAAGTGAATGCGCTGAAGTATGAACTTGAACTGTTCGTTGATGCCGTGTTGAATGACAAACAGCCGCCCGTGACGGCGGAAGAAGGTTTGCAGGCGCTGGAAGTTGCACAGCAGATTGTTGAGACAATCAATCAGAATAAAATGTAGTGAATTTTGTTTTGAGTCAATTGTTGTCATGGAAATTTCTTTGTAGTAGCATTGCCGTAAACGGCAACGCTACAGTTCGGCAAGCATTCTTGAAGAATGCTTTTTCCGTTCAGTCGGATTTATCCGACTTGGAAACTTTAGCGTCACCGTTTACGGTGATGCGGTTGAGTCATCAATCAGTTTAATTGTTCTTTTGCATGAAAGTAGAATCAAT
The genomic region above belongs to Ignavibacteriota bacterium and contains:
- a CDS encoding Gfo/Idh/MocA family oxidoreductase, with translation MENKLKVGVIGVGHLGSLHAKMYAGIDSAQLVGLFDVDSARANERAREYNCKAFLSVEELLDATDAVSVTTPTTLHCGIASEAIKRGKHVFIEKPITTTIEEAKELVKLSRKHNVKIQVGHIERFNPALLALEKYRIRPMFVESHRLAQFNPRGTDVAVVLDLMIHDIDIILSLVQSKVKNIQANGVAVVSDTADIANARIQFENGCVANVTASRISQKKMRKMRLFQRDAYISVDFSDGVAEVFRLVDEDDESAKHTMRLGAITQGKVQRKIVYEQPEIKEVNALKYELELFVDAVLNDKQPPVTAEEGLQALEVAQQIVETINQNKM